In Methanococcoides sp. LMO-2, a single window of DNA contains:
- the pfdA gene encoding prefoldin subunit alpha — MSEISEQDVRNLAVQHRELQQQAESLQQQMGMVQMSIEDCTRAIATLDELDAVSGAINTMIPLGGGTFIHADVSNVEKVVVGLGAGISAEKSPSEAKELLNRRKEELGKVIERLNGSLSQIGQRIQSIESMIGNRSPQ; from the coding sequence ATGTCAGAAATAAGTGAGCAGGATGTGAGAAATCTCGCAGTTCAGCACCGTGAGCTCCAGCAACAGGCAGAATCCCTGCAGCAGCAGATGGGAATGGTTCAGATGTCCATCGAAGACTGCACACGTGCTATAGCAACCCTTGATGAGCTTGATGCAGTTTCAGGCGCCATCAATACGATGATCCCTCTGGGAGGTGGAACATTTATACATGCAGATGTTTCCAACGTCGAAAAGGTTGTTGTAGGTCTTGGCGCAGGTATCAGTGCGGAGAAATCCCCGTCTGAAGCAAAAGAACTCCTTAACAGACGCAAGGAGGAGCTCGGTAAGGTCATTGAACGCCTGAATGGATCACTTTCTCAGATCGGACAACGTATCCAATCCATAGAGTCTATGATTGGTAACAGAAGTCCTCAGTGA
- the rpl18a gene encoding 50S ribosomal protein L18Ae, translated as MQNYVVKGTFKAGHSWEKFTKTIESQNEKNAREKTYSIFGSKHGLNRSLIKIDSVVEA; from the coding sequence ATGCAGAATTATGTTGTCAAAGGCACATTCAAAGCAGGTCATTCTTGGGAAAAATTCACAAAGACCATTGAGAGCCAGAACGAGAAGAATGCTCGTGAAAAGACGTATTCTATCTTCGGCAGTAAACATGGTCTCAACAGGTCATTGATCAAGATCGATAGTGTCGTAGAGGCGTGA
- a CDS encoding translation initiation factor IF-6, whose translation MIKTVNIYDNPVLGVFATCTEDVAVVPIGTTKKVVDMLTELLDVKVVSTLINGSTVVGSLSRGNSNGFLLCRDASVNDLKDVDVPVEVLPDRLTATGNVILANDNAALVHPDISDRSMEIISRVLGVDVHRGTIAGLGTVGMSGVVTNRGLLVHPMVTQEELAHLEEVFDLPVDVGTTNYGSQAVGSGLLANSKGYVAGSSTTGHELGRIEDALFFD comes from the coding sequence ATGATCAAAACAGTGAACATTTATGACAATCCCGTGTTAGGGGTTTTTGCTACATGTACTGAAGATGTGGCAGTTGTTCCTATCGGTACAACTAAGAAGGTCGTTGATATGCTTACAGAACTGCTTGATGTAAAGGTAGTTTCTACATTGATCAATGGCAGTACTGTTGTAGGTTCTCTTTCCAGGGGCAACTCGAATGGTTTTTTACTATGCAGGGATGCCAGTGTCAACGATCTAAAAGACGTTGATGTCCCTGTGGAAGTGCTTCCAGACAGGCTCACAGCCACTGGAAACGTGATCCTGGCAAATGATAACGCTGCACTTGTGCATCCGGATATCAGTGACAGGTCAATGGAGATTATATCAAGGGTTCTTGGTGTTGATGTTCACAGAGGTACGATCGCAGGTCTCGGTACTGTCGGGATGTCCGGAGTAGTTACCAACAGAGGTCTTCTGGTTCACCCAATGGTGACACAGGAAGAGCTTGCACATCTTGAGGAAGTATTTGATCTTCCTGTGGATGTGGGAACTACAAATTACGGCTCACAGGCAGTAGGTTCAGGCTTACTGGCCAACTCAAAGGGTTATGTGGCAGGTTCAAGTACTACCGGACATGAACTGGGCAGGATCGAGGATGCTCTGTTCTTTGATTGA
- a CDS encoding 50S ribosomal protein L31e, which produces MAEDAVKEQIYTIPLREAKLAPRWKRSSRAVSLIRKFLIRHMKADPSQIKIDASVNHKVWERGSQKPPSSIRIRAAMFDDGEVQAELA; this is translated from the coding sequence ATGGCAGAAGACGCGGTAAAGGAACAGATATACACAATTCCACTTCGTGAGGCAAAGCTTGCACCAAGGTGGAAACGTTCCAGCAGGGCAGTTTCACTTATCAGGAAATTCCTGATAAGACACATGAAGGCAGATCCTTCACAGATCAAGATTGATGCTTCCGTCAACCATAAGGTTTGGGAAAGGGGTTCTCAGAAACCACCATCTTCCATACGCATTCGTGCAGCTATGTTCGATGATGGTGAAGTTCAGGCAGAACTTGCCTGA
- a CDS encoding 50S ribosomal protein L39e: MSHNTKGQKMRLAKAHNQNQRVPTWVIIKTNRQVVSHPKRRHWRRNSLDVK; encoded by the coding sequence GTGAGCCACAATACAAAAGGACAGAAAATGAGGTTGGCAAAGGCGCATAACCAGAATCAGCGCGTTCCAACCTGGGTTATCATAAAGACTAACAGACAAGTTGTTAGCCACCCTAAGAGAAGACACTGGAGAAGAAATAGTTTAGACGTAAAGTAA
- a CDS encoding DUF7411 family protein has translation MKAQVLFSGGKDSSLSAILLDPFFDVELVTCSFSVLPVGEIAKVAADELGYSHRVLELDKGILESALAIIIEDGYPRNAINYIHRIVIETLAREEDVSLIADGVRRDDRVPKLTDAEVRSIEDRFGVDYVCPLQGYGRSAVNKLVSRYLVIEEGQSDSIAKADYETELRELIRQQYGDDKVLEIFPEHVQSRVIGRV, from the coding sequence ATGAAAGCTCAGGTACTGTTCAGTGGAGGAAAAGACAGTTCATTATCTGCGATCCTGCTTGACCCATTCTTTGATGTCGAACTCGTGACCTGCAGTTTCTCGGTCCTTCCGGTTGGGGAAATTGCAAAGGTTGCCGCAGATGAGCTGGGTTATTCCCACAGAGTACTAGAACTTGATAAAGGTATACTGGAATCGGCTCTGGCTATCATTATTGAAGATGGATATCCGAGGAATGCTATCAATTACATACACCGTATCGTGATCGAGACCCTTGCAAGGGAAGAGGATGTCTCTTTGATCGCAGATGGTGTAAGGCGTGATGATCGCGTTCCAAAGCTCACTGATGCAGAGGTCCGGAGCATAGAGGATCGCTTCGGTGTAGACTATGTATGCCCTCTTCAGGGCTATGGCAGAAGTGCAGTTAATAAGCTGGTAAGTCGGTATCTGGTTATAGAGGAAGGTCAGAGTGACAGTATTGCGAAAGCGGACTATGAGACCGAACTTCGTGAACTGATAAGGCAGCAATATGGTGATGATAAAGTACTTGAGATCTTTCCGGAGCATGTTCAGTCAAGGGTTATCGGGCGTGTCTGA
- a CDS encoding DNA-binding protein, producing the protein MVDDLEAIRRKRLAEMQQQQAAPQMENDAQAAYQQEQAQAERDAQVQAVLRQIMTPEARERLTRLKLSRKELAEQLESQLVMLAQSGRLQSRIDDERLKLLLSQMQPKKREPTITRM; encoded by the coding sequence ATGGTGGACGATCTTGAAGCTATTCGAAGGAAAAGACTTGCTGAGATGCAACAACAGCAGGCAGCTCCTCAGATGGAGAATGATGCCCAGGCTGCATATCAGCAGGAACAGGCACAGGCTGAAAGGGACGCCCAGGTCCAGGCGGTCCTTCGTCAGATAATGACTCCTGAGGCAAGAGAAAGGCTTACTCGCCTGAAACTATCACGCAAGGAACTGGCAGAACAGCTTGAATCCCAGCTTGTGATGTTAGCTCAGAGTGGTCGCCTGCAGTCTAGAATAGACGATGAAAGGCTAAAATTGCTTCTTTCACAGATGCAGCCCAAAAAACGTGAACCTACCATCACACGTATGTGA
- a CDS encoding 30S ribosomal protein S19e yields the protein MTTAYDVPAADIIAKLAEKLEENDQINAPEWAAHVKTGVHKELPPIDNGWWYTRCAAIMRTIYMKGPIGVERLRSVYGGKKNRGANPSKKAKGSGSVAREALQQLESAGFVRTLKSGRVIAPAGQSILDNTAVEVKNDLVETIPELAKY from the coding sequence ATGACTACAGCATATGATGTTCCTGCTGCAGATATTATTGCAAAGCTGGCAGAGAAACTAGAAGAGAACGATCAGATCAATGCTCCCGAATGGGCAGCTCACGTTAAGACAGGTGTTCACAAGGAACTGCCACCTATTGATAATGGCTGGTGGTACACCCGCTGTGCAGCTATCATGAGGACAATTTACATGAAGGGTCCTATTGGTGTTGAGAGACTCAGGTCTGTCTATGGTGGCAAGAAGAACAGAGGTGCAAACCCATCCAAGAAAGCAAAAGGAAGCGGTTCAGTTGCAAGGGAAGCACTCCAGCAGCTCGAGAGTGCAGGCTTTGTGCGCACTTTGAAGAGCGGAAGGGTAATTGCTCCTGCAGGGCAGTCCATTCTTGACAACACAGCAGTAGAGGTCAAGAACGATCTTGTCGAGACAATTCCGGAACTTGCAAAGTACTGA
- a CDS encoding adenylosuccinate synthase: MFTILTGSQFGDEGKGKIVDLLSKDYDLVVRFQGGDNAGHTVTVGEDVYKLHLIPSGFLLDSRVLIGPGTVLNPEVLAEEIDMLAEGGVDVHSDKLGIDAKTSIIMPYHIEMDGLLESSRKEKIGTTKRGIAFAYMDKIARDEIRMGDLVDAEKLMNRLSLITASKEAAIKELGGDPSIVTDKELIDKYLELGQRLAPYVTDVSYEINTAIADGKNVMAEGAQGSHLDVIHGTQKFVTSSSTIAGSACANLGVGPTKVDEVLGIVKAYITRVGEGPLPTELDDEAGKHLHDVGHEFGTTTGRSRRCGWFDLPLLKKAIFLNGYTSVALTKLDVLTGLDTIRLCVAYDLDGERLEYPPIDTSDLGRCKPIYEDMPGWSDDLTDVKSYAEVPELARNYVEKLEELMGVPIEYVSVGPGREQTFRK; encoded by the coding sequence ATGTTTACTATTCTGACAGGATCACAGTTTGGTGATGAAGGAAAAGGAAAGATCGTTGACCTGCTTTCAAAAGACTACGATCTTGTCGTCAGGTTTCAGGGTGGCGACAACGCCGGTCATACGGTAACGGTTGGTGAAGATGTCTATAAACTTCATTTGATACCTTCCGGGTTCTTGCTTGATTCAAGGGTGTTGATAGGTCCGGGCACTGTACTGAACCCTGAGGTTCTGGCAGAAGAGATCGATATGCTTGCTGAAGGCGGTGTAGACGTCCATTCCGATAAGCTTGGTATCGATGCCAAGACCAGTATCATTATGCCATATCATATTGAGATGGACGGTCTTCTTGAATCATCCCGTAAGGAAAAGATCGGCACTACCAAGAGAGGTATTGCCTTTGCTTATATGGACAAGATCGCGAGGGATGAGATCCGCATGGGCGACCTGGTTGATGCCGAGAAACTTATGAACAGACTTTCGTTGATAACAGCTTCCAAAGAGGCAGCGATCAAGGAGCTTGGCGGCGATCCTTCAATAGTTACTGATAAGGAACTTATAGACAAGTATCTGGAACTTGGTCAGAGGCTGGCACCTTATGTTACTGATGTATCATATGAGATCAACACAGCTATTGCAGATGGTAAGAATGTGATGGCTGAGGGTGCACAGGGTTCCCATCTTGATGTAATTCACGGTACTCAGAAGTTTGTAACCTCTTCAAGCACCATTGCAGGTTCCGCATGTGCAAATCTTGGTGTTGGGCCTACAAAGGTGGATGAGGTTCTTGGTATTGTTAAGGCTTATATTACAAGGGTCGGTGAAGGTCCGCTTCCAACAGAGCTTGATGATGAGGCCGGCAAACATTTACATGATGTGGGGCATGAGTTTGGTACAACTACGGGCAGGTCCCGCAGATGTGGATGGTTCGATCTCCCACTTCTGAAAAAGGCAATTTTCCTCAACGGCTACACAAGTGTCGCATTGACAAAACTGGACGTATTAACAGGCCTTGACACCATCAGGCTTTGTGTTGCCTATGATCTTGATGGGGAACGCCTCGAGTATCCGCCGATCGACACTTCCGATCTTGGCAGGTGCAAACCTATCTATGAAGATATGCCGGGTTGGTCTGATGATCTTACGGATGTCAAGAGCTATGCAGAAGTTCCTGAGCTTGCCCGCAATTATGTCGAAAAGCTTGAAGAATTGATGGGTGTGCCTATTGAGTATGTGTCTGTAGGGCCTGGCAGGGAGCAGACTTTCAGGAAATAA
- a CDS encoding acyltransferase, producing MNIHSSAKIYGSSIIGDNSVILENVIIGYPEHSILTEILENGRSIEDSDFTGCEIGPGSFIRPNTTIFSNVRTGSNFRTGHNCMIRENTNIGDNVLIGTNVIIDGNVTIGNNVSIQGNVYIPTHVTIEDNVFIGPCAVLANDKYPIRKEYNPEGPIIRKGASIGANATILPGVEIGEGAFVAGGALVTKEVPPWQLAIGSPAKIQELPEEMRSLNNI from the coding sequence TTGAATATACATAGTTCTGCAAAGATATATGGGTCAAGTATTATCGGGGATAATTCAGTAATACTTGAGAACGTGATCATTGGATATCCAGAGCACAGTATCCTTACAGAAATACTTGAGAACGGAAGATCTATCGAAGATTCTGATTTTACCGGATGTGAGATCGGACCGGGATCCTTCATAAGACCGAACACAACGATCTTCAGTAATGTCAGGACTGGAAGCAACTTCAGGACCGGACACAACTGTATGATACGCGAGAACACCAATATCGGAGACAATGTCCTGATAGGGACCAACGTTATCATCGACGGGAATGTGACCATCGGAAACAATGTCAGCATCCAGGGCAATGTATATATCCCCACCCATGTGACCATCGAGGACAACGTCTTCATCGGCCCCTGTGCAGTCCTTGCGAATGATAAGTATCCAATACGTAAAGAGTACAATCCTGAAGGCCCCATTATTCGAAAAGGAGCATCCATTGGTGCAAATGCCACCATACTTCCAGGAGTTGAGATCGGAGAGGGTGCCTTCGTAGCCGGTGGTGCATTAGTTACAAAAGAGGTTCCACCGTGGCAACTTGCGATCGGAAGCCCTGCAAAAATCCAGGAACTGCCGGAAGAAATGCGTTCACTTAATAATATCTGA
- a CDS encoding DegT/DnrJ/EryC1/StrS family aminotransferase, which produces MIPIAKPDIGKEEIDAVSKVMTSGIIAEGKRVAEFESAFADYIGTEHAVAVNSGTAALHTALLAHGIGKGDEVITTSFSFIATANSILYTGAKPVFSDIDPETFNIDPEKIEDSITNDTKALMPVHLYGHPAEMKAINEIAEDHGLAIIEDACQAHGATYHGRKVGSFGTGAFSFYPTKNMTTGEGGIITTNDSEVARKARMIRAHGSQERYLHEMVGYNFRMTDIAAAIGLVQLKKIEGYNSARRNNASLLSERLKDIPGITVPTIRKGSGHVFHQYTIRVANRDELVTKLKQNEIGTGVYYPIPIHMQPTYIEAGYNYDLPICEKAAKEVVSLPVHPGVSEQNIEQIIENVIAGVK; this is translated from the coding sequence ATGATCCCAATAGCAAAACCGGACATTGGAAAAGAGGAGATCGATGCAGTTTCTAAGGTAATGACATCAGGGATTATTGCAGAAGGCAAACGTGTTGCAGAATTCGAATCTGCTTTTGCTGACTATATCGGTACAGAACATGCAGTGGCAGTGAACTCAGGAACGGCCGCACTTCATACTGCCCTTCTGGCACATGGGATCGGTAAAGGCGATGAGGTCATCACAACTTCATTCAGTTTCATAGCAACTGCTAACAGCATTCTGTATACTGGTGCAAAACCAGTATTTTCAGATATAGATCCTGAAACATTCAATATCGACCCGGAGAAGATAGAGGACAGTATAACCAACGATACAAAAGCACTGATGCCGGTACATCTCTACGGACATCCGGCGGAGATGAAAGCTATAAATGAAATTGCAGAAGACCATGGCCTTGCCATTATTGAAGATGCATGCCAGGCCCATGGTGCTACATATCATGGCAGGAAAGTTGGCTCTTTTGGAACAGGTGCTTTCAGCTTCTATCCTACAAAGAATATGACCACGGGCGAAGGCGGCATCATTACTACTAATGATAGTGAGGTCGCACGAAAAGCAAGAATGATACGTGCACATGGATCACAGGAGCGTTATCTGCATGAGATGGTTGGCTATAATTTCAGAATGACAGATATTGCAGCTGCCATCGGACTGGTTCAGCTCAAAAAGATCGAGGGATACAACTCTGCACGCAGAAACAATGCATCCCTGCTATCTGAAAGACTAAAAGACATACCCGGAATCACTGTCCCGACCATCAGGAAAGGGAGTGGGCACGTGTTCCACCAATATACAATAAGAGTAGCCAACCGTGATGAACTAGTCACAAAATTGAAACAGAACGAGATCGGCACGGGTGTATATTACCCGATACCAATACATATGCAGCCAACATATATTGAAGCAGGGTACAATTATGATCTGCCGATCTGTGAAAAAGCAGCTAAGGAAGTTGTTTCACTACCAGTACATCCTGGTGTTTCAGAGCAGAATATTGAACAGATAATTGAAAATGTAATTGCGGGGGTAAAGTAA
- a CDS encoding UDP-N-acetylglucosamine 3-dehydrogenase has translation MLRVGVIGVGAMGQHHVRIYSEMEGVELVGISDVDKYRVEEMAEKYGAKAFTDHKELLMEGLDAVSIVVPTTLHKAVTLDAINADTNILVEKPIADTLENADIMIEAAEKAGVILMVGQIERFNPATTKMKEIIDSGLLGKIVSISTKRVGPYNPRIRDVGIILDLGVHDIDAIAYMYGGDVSEVYAIAGKDIHSKEDHASVMLRFDEEQAGVVNINWLTPHKVRKMEVIGVEGVGYLDYVDQTVTIHDEKWIRDAKVEKAEPLQKELEHFITCVREGKTPLESGIDGKHALKVALAAIESYNRDSIIKID, from the coding sequence ATGTTGCGTGTAGGAGTTATCGGAGTCGGTGCCATGGGGCAGCACCATGTAAGGATCTACAGTGAAATGGAAGGAGTGGAACTTGTAGGGATATCTGATGTTGACAAATACAGGGTCGAAGAAATGGCAGAGAAATATGGTGCCAAAGCCTTTACTGACCACAAAGAGCTTTTGATGGAAGGACTCGATGCAGTCAGTATTGTCGTTCCGACAACACTTCATAAAGCTGTCACATTGGATGCCATAAATGCAGATACCAATATACTTGTAGAAAAACCAATTGCAGATACCCTTGAAAACGCCGATATAATGATAGAAGCTGCCGAAAAGGCAGGAGTTATCCTTATGGTAGGCCAGATCGAGAGATTCAACCCCGCAACAACAAAAATGAAAGAAATAATAGATAGCGGACTGCTTGGAAAGATCGTTTCTATCTCGACAAAGAGAGTTGGCCCATACAATCCAAGGATAAGGGATGTAGGAATTATTCTGGATCTCGGAGTACATGATATCGATGCCATAGCATACATGTACGGCGGTGATGTCTCTGAAGTATATGCTATTGCAGGTAAGGACATACACTCTAAAGAAGACCATGCATCCGTGATGCTGAGATTTGACGAAGAACAGGCAGGTGTTGTCAACATTAACTGGCTGACCCCCCATAAAGTGAGGAAAATGGAAGTTATCGGAGTAGAAGGTGTTGGCTATCTGGATTATGTAGACCAGACTGTTACTATACACGATGAAAAATGGATAAGAGATGCAAAGGTTGAGAAAGCTGAACCACTTCAAAAAGAGCTTGAGCACTTCATTACATGTGTGAGAGAAGGAAAGACACCACTCGAATCAGGTATTGATGGAAAGCATGCACTTAAAGTTGCACTCGCAGCCATAGAATCTTACAATCGTGATAGTATAATCAAGATAGACTGA
- a CDS encoding PGF-pre-PGF domain-containing protein, with the protein MKVKSLLTNSFTNSFSGPPGNKIFSHLLVVFLFLLSVFTFIDPVSAETLVILSPDNQSAEVGSEFVVNVYVESDVPISGMQFDLYFDGSMLNVKSVLEGDLFSKTATTFFNKGTIDNTAGSIIYSHGVILGKEEVTNPGVLATIVFEPLKAGTSDLNFANVIISNSSGSSVPISVNDAVVIISDTSFTGVNTGSSGSGSSGGGGGGATGEAFDNILVKDASTSNVVAGELSRYEFSEEKSPIGYIQFKGVSNAGQISTLIEVLEGTSKLVGSQAPGVVYQNMNIWVGNAAFGDDKIEDAVIGFRVSKEWLFENDIEASSVVLYRYSDEKWNRLSTIDIEEDDQYSYFEAETPGFSPFAITAITEKPGSAETGDSVDEVSSEDAGINDNDDQTLSQNMVLVIFIVFMFLAVKRGRGR; encoded by the coding sequence ATGAAAGTAAAATCTTTACTCACAAATAGTTTTACGAATAGTTTTTCAGGCCCCCCTGGCAACAAAATTTTCAGTCACCTTCTTGTGGTATTTTTATTTTTGCTGTCAGTGTTCACCTTTATTGACCCAGTCTCTGCAGAGACTTTAGTGATCCTATCTCCGGATAATCAATCTGCAGAAGTGGGATCTGAATTTGTTGTTAATGTCTATGTAGAATCAGATGTGCCTATCTCGGGGATGCAGTTCGACCTTTATTTTGATGGGTCTATGCTTAATGTAAAAAGTGTGTTAGAAGGTGATCTTTTTAGCAAGACTGCGACTACTTTTTTCAATAAAGGCACTATTGACAATACAGCAGGTAGTATCATATATTCTCATGGTGTAATTCTTGGGAAAGAAGAAGTTACTAATCCCGGCGTACTTGCAACTATTGTTTTTGAACCTCTCAAGGCGGGTACTTCAGATCTGAACTTTGCAAATGTTATAATAAGCAATTCCAGTGGATCATCGGTTCCGATATCTGTGAATGATGCTGTTGTGATAATATCTGATACATCATTTACAGGGGTAAATACAGGTAGTAGTGGTTCCGGAAGTAGTGGTGGAGGTGGCGGTGGTGCTACCGGTGAAGCTTTTGACAATATTCTTGTGAAAGATGCTTCTACTTCCAATGTGGTTGCAGGGGAGCTGTCGAGATACGAATTCAGTGAAGAAAAATCCCCAATTGGCTATATTCAGTTCAAGGGTGTGAGCAATGCAGGTCAGATCAGTACACTCATTGAAGTTTTGGAGGGAACTTCTAAGCTTGTAGGTTCACAGGCCCCGGGCGTTGTATATCAGAATATGAATATCTGGGTAGGTAATGCCGCATTTGGTGATGATAAGATTGAGGATGCTGTTATAGGTTTCAGGGTAAGTAAAGAATGGCTCTTTGAAAATGATATTGAAGCATCAAGTGTTGTATTATATCGTTATAGTGATGAGAAATGGAACCGGCTTTCTACGATCGATATTGAAGAAGATGATCAATACAGCTATTTTGAAGCAGAAACTCCTGGCTTCTCACCATTTGCAATAACTGCGATCACGGAAAAGCCAGGCTCAGCAGAAACTGGGGATTCTGTTGATGAAGTTTCTTCAGAGGACGCTGGCATCAATGATAACGATGATCAAACCCTGAGTCAGAATATGGTTCTGGTGATTTTCATTGTTTTCATGTTCCTGGCTGTAAAGCGTGGCAGAGGTCGTTAA
- a CDS encoding threonyl-tRNA synthetase editing domain-containing protein encodes MKMLMFDTGSFWFETFSKTLDHVDDIEREESFTDSAVVFIHVEAEDEPRKNKVVKSAVANLKWYLNKVNKKRIVLHSFAHLSSSKSSPEFAVEVILAIKDKLESKGFEPHTTAFGYFSEFSIHVRGESLAKVFKEI; translated from the coding sequence ATGAAAATGTTAATGTTCGATACGGGATCTTTTTGGTTTGAAACTTTCAGCAAGACCCTTGACCACGTAGATGATATCGAAAGAGAGGAATCTTTTACGGATTCTGCAGTTGTTTTCATTCATGTTGAAGCAGAGGATGAACCAAGAAAGAACAAAGTGGTAAAAAGTGCAGTTGCAAACCTGAAATGGTACTTAAATAAAGTCAATAAAAAAAGGATCGTACTGCATTCATTTGCTCATCTTTCTTCAAGCAAATCCTCTCCTGAGTTTGCAGTAGAGGTCATTTTGGCAATAAAGGATAAGCTGGAAAGTAAAGGGTTCGAACCCCATACCACCGCTTTCGGTTATTTTTCAGAATTCTCGATCCATGTTCGTGGTGAATCTCTGGCAAAAGTGTTCAAAGAGATCTGA
- a CDS encoding sulfurtransferase TusA family protein yields MDKIIADFELDVRGQCCPYPLIRTKELMDELEKGEVLLVIANEAMTPQNIATWTKKTGNVLLAVEEKGGVFNIYVRKA; encoded by the coding sequence ATGGATAAAATAATAGCAGACTTTGAACTTGATGTGAGAGGACAGTGCTGCCCGTATCCACTTATCAGAACAAAAGAACTAATGGATGAGCTGGAAAAAGGTGAAGTTCTGTTAGTCATAGCAAATGAGGCCATGACCCCACAGAACATCGCCACATGGACAAAAAAGACAGGGAATGTACTGCTTGCGGTTGAAGAAAAGGGAGGAGTCTTCAACATATACGTCCGCAAGGCCTGA
- the moeB gene encoding molybdopterin-synthase adenylyltransferase MoeB: MLGEFTEEQIRRYSRHIILQEVGGKGQQKLLSSRVLCIGAGGLGSPIIQYLAAAGVGAIGIVDDDVVDLSNLQRQVIHGGNLDVPKVESAKQYVENLNPDVKVITYQERISPDNILDIINDYDIVVDGSDNFATRYLVNDACVLAKKPLSHGSIFRFEGQVTTILPDEGPCYRCLFEHAPPAGMVPSCQEAGVIGVLPGIIGVIQATEVIKYLLGFGDLLKGRLIFYDAFGMSFDEIKVRKNPSCPVCGTEPSIISIEDENYQQGGGVCSIG; the protein is encoded by the coding sequence ATGTTAGGTGAATTTACTGAAGAACAGATCAGGCGGTATTCAAGACACATAATACTGCAGGAAGTTGGTGGTAAGGGACAACAGAAGTTATTGTCTTCCAGAGTGCTCTGTATAGGTGCAGGAGGTCTTGGTTCTCCTATTATACAGTATCTGGCAGCCGCCGGAGTTGGGGCTATCGGTATCGTTGATGACGACGTTGTAGACCTTAGCAATCTTCAAAGGCAGGTCATACATGGAGGTAATTTGGATGTTCCAAAGGTCGAATCTGCAAAACAGTATGTTGAGAACCTGAACCCTGATGTGAAAGTTATAACTTATCAGGAACGGATCAGTCCTGACAATATCCTGGATATAATAAACGACTACGACATCGTAGTGGATGGTTCTGATAATTTTGCCACCCGCTACCTGGTCAACGATGCCTGTGTGCTTGCAAAAAAACCTCTTTCTCACGGTAGCATCTTTCGTTTTGAAGGTCAGGTTACGACAATACTTCCTGATGAAGGTCCATGTTACAGGTGTCTTTTTGAACATGCTCCGCCTGCCGGAATGGTCCCAAGCTGTCAGGAGGCCGGAGTCATCGGAGTACTTCCTGGTATAATTGGTGTCATCCAGGCAACTGAGGTCATCAAATACTTGCTGGGATTCGGGGATCTGCTAAAAGGGCGACTTATATTCTATGATGCCTTCGGCATGTCATTTGATGAGATCAAGGTACGTAAGAACCCTTCATGTCCGGTATGTGGGACAGAGCCTTCTATAATTTCAATTGAGGATGAGAATTATCAGCAAGGAGGCGGGGTCTGTAGTATTGGATGA